Below is a window of Coriobacterium glomerans PW2 DNA.
AGCTCGGTGCTGCGCCGGACTTGCACCCGATCTGTCGCAGCGATTCTGCCTACCCGATCCATGACCGGTCTCATCGATCACAATGCCCCCCTCTGATGCAGAAAACACAGCAATTGTATCGTATCGCATACCAGCAGCTCAACCGAGCAGTGTTCGTTTCATGCAGACGTGCAGCAGCAATGCTCGCATTCTGAGTCGAGGCGCTCATCGTCCGGTCCGGTTCCTCCTGTCAAGCCACGTCTGGAGAAACAGGCTCGCTGCGATCATATCGAGCTTGCCGCGCATCTCGCGCTCCGTGCACCCTCGCTCCCGAAGAATCCGCTTCGCCTCGCGCGAACTCATCCTCTCATCAACGAACGCGACAGGCAGATCGGCCGCCGAACCGATCGCCTCCGCCTCAGCTCGAATTCGCTCGGCCTGTGGTCCGAGCTCTCCCGCCAGGGTCAGCGGGCTTCCGCAGACGAGCATCTCGGGCTCATATTCGGCTAGGACATCGCGAAAGCTCCGCGCGAGCGAGACCACCTCGATAGCTGGCAGCACCTTCACGGGCAAGGCGACGCGCCCGGTGGCATCGGATACGGCGATGCCGCATCTGACCTCGCCGATATCGATCGCGAGGGCGATCATCGACGTTCAAGCAGCTCGGTGCGGGCCATCGAGAGAGCGGCATCTATGCCCCCGGTCTCTTTTCCACCCGCCTGCGCCATTGCGGGCCGGCCGCCGCCGCCGCCGGCGATCTTCGGCGCGATCCGCTTGATGAGAGCTGCACCGTCGAATCCAGCATGAACGGCATCTTCGTCTCCGGCTGCGATCAGCACAGGGGTCCTTTTGGATGTCGCTCCTGCTAGAACAGCGGCGACCGGACCGTCGCTTCTCTTGCGAATCGTATCCCAGGCACCCCGAAGATCCTGCGGATCCAGTCCGTCTATGCGCGCGACAACGAGCGCGTAGCCTCCCGCGTCGACAGCCTCTCCGATCGCACGGTCGATCGCATCGGAGGTGTCTCCCACGAGAGCGCGACGCAGCTTGTCGGAGGTCTCGCGAAGACTTCTTTCGAGCGCGGAGACCCTGGCGGGGACATCCTCGGGGCGCACGCGCAGCTTCTCGGCCGTCTCATCGAGCAACGCCAGTCGTCTTCTGAAGAAGGAACGTGCGCCCGCCGAGCTCACCGCCTCGATGCGGCGGGTGTTCGTTCCGACGGAGGATTCCGACAGAATCTTAAAGATTCCCAGCTGGGATGTGGTATGAGCATGCGTTCCGCCGCAGAGCTCGCGTGATGCCGTGCCGCAGGAGACCACCCGGACCCGAGATGAGTACTTCTCGGAGAACAGCGCGAGAGCACCTGAGGACTTCGCCTCCTCAAGATCCATGACATCGGTTGCGACCGGCAGATCTTCGAAGATCCAATCATTCACCCGATCCTCGACCGCAGCGAGCTGATCAGCCGTGCAAGCCGAGAAATGAGTGAAATCGAATCGCAGCCGCTCGTCGTCGACGAATGAGCCCTCTTGGGCCACGTGCTCGCCGAGAACGCCGCGAAGCGCTGCATGAAGCAGATGCGTCGCCGTGTGATTGCGTCGAATGCGCTCGCGACGAGCGACATCGATCTGCGCGATCACCGTGTCTCCGACAGAGAGGCGCTCCGCGCCGACGCGACCCACATGGGAGCACAGGATCCGCTCGCGCCATTCCGTGCGCTCCACGACGAAAGCCGTCCCGCCGTCGGGTCGCAGAAGCGTTCCCGTATCGCCGATCTGTCCGCCGCGCTCCCCGAAGAAGGGCGTGCGATCGAGGACGATCTCGGCAACCTGATCCGCTTCGACGGCATCGACGGATCGATCCTCGAGTATGATCGCGACGATGCGGGCCTCGGCCTCATAATTGTCATAGCCCACGAAGGCCGTGGGCGAAATCGTATCGGCAAGACCGATCCAGACGCTGTCGAAGCTCGACCAGGCGACATCTCGCACTTGAGCGCGAGCGCGCTCGCGCTGTTCGGTCATAGCGTTATCGAATCCCTCCTCATCGATGCTGATGCCGCGATCGCGTGCGATCTCGATCGTCAGATCGATCGGAAAACCGAACGTATCATGCAAGGTGAATGCGACTCGGCCATCGAGTGTGTCTCCGCGCGCGAGTCCGGCGAGCGCATCCTCGAGAAAGGCGCTGCCGTTGTCGATCGTTGCGAAGAAGCGCTCCTCCTCGCTCGCCAGAAACGACACCACCAGATCGCGGTGCTCGATGAGCTCGCTATAGTGGGGCCCCATGGTCTCGATGACGCTTCGCGCGAATCGACTCAGAAACGCGCCTTCGATACCGAGCAGACGGCCGTGCATGACGGCACGGCGAATGAGACGCCGAAGCACGTAGCCGCGTCCTTCGTTGGAGGGTCGAATT
It encodes the following:
- the ruvX gene encoding Holliday junction resolvase RuvX, which translates into the protein MIALAIDIGEVRCGIAVSDATGRVALPVKVLPAIEVVSLARSFRDVLAEYEPEMLVCGSPLTLAGELGPQAERIRAEAEAIGSAADLPVAFVDERMSSREAKRILRERGCTEREMRGKLDMIAASLFLQTWLDRRNRTGR
- the alaS gene encoding alanine--tRNA ligase, whose amino-acid sequence is MAAPTPPKSTSEIRASFLDFFERRGCKVVPSSSLLPEDPSLLLANAGMNQFKQYYLGKKTMREIGAASCQKCIRTTDIDIIGSDGRHLSFFEMLGNFSFGGVTKEQACAWAYEFSTEVLKLAPHRLHFTIFDEDEEAHEIWRALGVSEDHISRLGAEDNFWAAGPTGPCGPCSEIYYDQGEAFGCGSPTCAPGCECDRYLEFWNLVFTRYDRQADGSMPELPHRNLDTGMGIERVAAIVQHASSNYEGDVLSGLIALGVEISGRAYDPLSYQGDSRSLRIIADHSRAATFMLADGIRPSNEGRGYVLRRLIRRAVMHGRLLGIEGAFLSRFARSVIETMGPHYSELIEHRDLVVSFLASEEERFFATIDNGSAFLEDALAGLARGDTLDGRVAFTLHDTFGFPIDLTIEIARDRGISIDEEGFDNAMTEQRERARAQVRDVAWSSFDSVWIGLADTISPTAFVGYDNYEAEARIVAIILEDRSVDAVEADQVAEIVLDRTPFFGERGGQIGDTGTLLRPDGGTAFVVERTEWRERILCSHVGRVGAERLSVGDTVIAQIDVARRERIRRNHTATHLLHAALRGVLGEHVAQEGSFVDDERLRFDFTHFSACTADQLAAVEDRVNDWIFEDLPVATDVMDLEEAKSSGALALFSEKYSSRVRVVSCGTASRELCGGTHAHTTSQLGIFKILSESSVGTNTRRIEAVSSAGARSFFRRRLALLDETAEKLRVRPEDVPARVSALERSLRETSDKLRRALVGDTSDAIDRAIGEAVDAGGYALVVARIDGLDPQDLRGAWDTIRKRSDGPVAAVLAGATSKRTPVLIAAGDEDAVHAGFDGAALIKRIAPKIAGGGGGRPAMAQAGGKETGGIDAALSMARTELLERR